AATGAAGTATTGCCGATGAACACGGTTTTCGCGGCATAGGTGACGAAAAAAAGCAAGGCAAACGACGCGCCAAGCAGCATCAACTTCCGATGGGCTTTTCTCTTCTTGCGCAAAATTTGCCGCCACCCAAAGGCGACAAACAATGCGCTTATAATTATACAAAAGGTG
This sequence is a window from Bacilli bacterium. Protein-coding genes within it:
- a CDS encoding DUF420 domain-containing protein → MAFGLATASTFCIIISALFVAFGWRQILRKKRKAHRKLMLLGASFALLFFVTYAAKTVFIGNTS